A part of Agromyces protaetiae genomic DNA contains:
- a CDS encoding phosphoenolpyruvate carboxylase: protein MSSTTPALPADPLDDRDDIRGSVEAPLGADVRLLGELLGRVIAEAGGDDLLADVEQLRALTIAAYESGDDDAIRRAEALVDGFSTERAEQVAKAFTVYFHLANLAEEHHRVRVLRERAARTDAAGDSLAGAVERLTAEVGEDEARRRLEGLRFHPVFTAHPTEARRRAVASAIRRVADLLTAREGAVLGALPTAELDRRLLEEIDTLWRTSPIRTTRPTPQDEVRTAMSIFDQTVFQVVPRVYRLLDDWLQGERAGLDAAKAPAFVRYGSWIGGDRDGNPFVTAKVTEEAAAIQAEHVLLGLEAAATRIGRTLTQDSAATPPNAALEALAAAQAALAPEIASRIGIRAANEPHRRVLLVIAARIAATRTGDDRIAYASPEALVDDLRVLQGSLSAGGAARSANGDLQHLIWQVETFGFHLAELEIRQHSAVHRKALDEIRAGGERSDGTLEVLEVFHAIARLQRRYGVRASRRYIVSFTQSAEDLANVFELAQAAFDDPADVPVLDVIPLFETFADLDAATGILDGLIALPQVQARLAETGRALEVMLGYSDSSKDVGPVSATLALNLAQRRIAEWAAQNDIELTLFHGRGGALGRGGGPANEAVLAQPPGSVDGRFKLTEQGEVIFARYGDHQIAERHLEQMAAATLLASSPSNEARNRQAATDFAELGARLDRVSRARFFDLVKADGFAPWYAQVTPMEEVGQLALGSRPARRGLSVSSLEDLRAIPWVFSWTQARINLTGWFGLGSALAEVGDVEVLQDAYRRWPLFTAMVDNVEMSLAKTDERIARRYLSLGDRDDLAQLVLDELALTREWVIRASGREGLLDGRPVLRRTVRLRSPYVDALSLLQLRALRTFRSTVEPSADDPDRRLLLLTVNGVAAGLQNTG, encoded by the coding sequence GTGAGTTCCACCACCCCTGCGCTCCCCGCCGATCCGCTCGACGACCGCGACGACATCCGAGGGAGCGTCGAGGCGCCGCTCGGCGCCGACGTCAGACTCCTGGGCGAACTCCTCGGCCGCGTCATCGCCGAGGCCGGCGGCGATGACCTCCTCGCCGACGTCGAGCAGCTTCGCGCCCTCACGATCGCCGCGTACGAGAGCGGCGACGACGACGCCATCCGTCGCGCCGAAGCGCTCGTCGACGGCTTCTCGACCGAGCGCGCCGAGCAGGTCGCGAAGGCGTTCACGGTGTACTTCCACCTCGCGAACCTCGCCGAGGAGCACCACCGCGTGCGCGTCCTCCGCGAGCGCGCCGCGCGCACCGACGCAGCCGGTGACTCGCTCGCGGGCGCCGTCGAGCGGCTCACCGCCGAGGTCGGCGAAGACGAAGCGCGCCGCCGCCTCGAAGGCCTGCGGTTCCACCCCGTCTTCACGGCGCACCCGACCGAGGCGCGCCGTCGCGCCGTGGCGTCGGCGATCCGCCGCGTGGCCGACCTCTTGACCGCGCGCGAGGGCGCCGTGCTCGGGGCACTCCCGACGGCCGAGCTCGACCGCCGGCTCCTCGAAGAGATCGACACCCTCTGGCGCACGTCGCCCATCCGCACGACCCGCCCGACCCCGCAAGACGAGGTGCGCACGGCGATGTCGATCTTCGACCAGACGGTGTTCCAGGTCGTGCCGCGCGTGTACCGCCTGCTCGACGACTGGTTGCAGGGCGAACGCGCCGGACTCGACGCCGCGAAGGCGCCCGCGTTCGTGCGATACGGCTCGTGGATCGGCGGCGACCGCGACGGCAACCCGTTCGTGACCGCGAAGGTCACCGAAGAGGCCGCCGCCATCCAGGCCGAGCATGTCCTCCTCGGGCTCGAAGCCGCGGCGACCCGCATCGGCCGCACGCTCACGCAAGACTCGGCTGCGACGCCGCCGAACGCCGCCCTCGAAGCGCTCGCGGCCGCGCAGGCCGCGCTCGCACCCGAGATCGCGTCGCGGATCGGCATCCGAGCGGCGAACGAGCCGCACCGGCGCGTGCTGCTCGTGATCGCGGCGCGCATCGCGGCGACCCGCACGGGCGACGACCGCATCGCCTACGCGTCGCCCGAGGCGCTCGTCGACGACCTCCGCGTGCTGCAGGGCTCGCTCAGTGCGGGCGGGGCCGCACGCAGCGCGAACGGCGACCTCCAGCACCTCATCTGGCAGGTCGAGACGTTCGGGTTCCATCTCGCCGAGCTCGAGATCCGCCAGCACTCGGCCGTGCACCGCAAGGCGCTCGACGAGATCCGCGCGGGAGGCGAACGGTCGGACGGCACGCTCGAGGTGCTCGAGGTCTTCCACGCCATCGCGCGCTTGCAGCGCAGGTACGGTGTGCGCGCCTCGCGGCGCTACATCGTGTCGTTCACGCAGTCGGCCGAAGACCTGGCCAACGTGTTCGAGCTCGCGCAGGCCGCGTTCGACGACCCCGCCGACGTGCCCGTGCTCGACGTCATCCCGCTCTTCGAGACGTTCGCCGACCTCGACGCCGCGACGGGCATCCTCGACGGGCTCATCGCGCTGCCGCAGGTGCAGGCACGCCTCGCCGAGACGGGCCGGGCGCTCGAGGTCATGCTGGGCTACTCCGACTCGTCGAAAGACGTCGGTCCCGTGTCGGCGACGCTCGCGCTCAACCTCGCGCAGCGCCGCATCGCCGAGTGGGCGGCGCAGAACGACATCGAGCTCACCCTCTTCCACGGTCGCGGCGGCGCGCTCGGGCGTGGCGGCGGGCCGGCGAACGAGGCCGTGCTCGCGCAGCCGCCGGGGTCGGTCGACGGCCGCTTCAAGCTCACCGAGCAGGGCGAGGTCATCTTCGCCCGCTACGGCGACCACCAGATCGCCGAGCGCCACCTCGAGCAGATGGCCGCCGCGACGCTGCTCGCGTCGAGCCCGTCGAACGAGGCGCGCAACCGCCAGGCGGCGACCGACTTCGCCGAGCTCGGGGCGCGCCTCGACCGCGTCTCCCGCGCGCGCTTCTTCGACCTCGTGAAGGCCGACGGCTTCGCCCCCTGGTACGCCCAGGTCACCCCGATGGAAGAGGTCGGACAGCTCGCGCTCGGTTCGCGGCCCGCCCGTCGCGGCCTGTCGGTGTCGTCGCTCGAAGACCTCCGGGCCATCCCGTGGGTGTTCTCGTGGACGCAGGCCCGCATCAACCTCACCGGTTGGTTCGGGCTCGGGTCGGCGCTCGCCGAGGTCGGCGACGTCGAGGTGCTGCAAGACGCGTACCGTCGCTGGCCGCTCTTCACGGCGATGGTCGACAACGTCGAGATGTCGCTCGCGAAGACCGACGAGCGCATCGCCCGCCGCTACCTCTCGCTCGGCGACCGCGACGACCTCGCACAGCTCGTGCTCGACGAGCTCGCGCTCACGCGCGAGTGGGTCATCCGCGCGTCGGGTCGCGAGGGCCTGCTCGACGGCCGCCCGGTGCTGCGCCGCACGGTGCGCCTGCGCAGCCCCTACGTCGATGCGCTGTCGCTCCTGCAGCTGCGGGCGCTTCGCACGTTCCGCAGCACGGTCGAGCCGTCGGCCGACGACCCCGATCGGCGCCTTCTGCTCCTCACGGTCAACGGCGTCGCGGCGGGCCTGCAGAACACGGGGTGA
- a CDS encoding ABC transporter ATP-binding protein → MATSNRKTEIADAAVRVRGLRKDYGGKHAVDGIDLDVARGETFALLGPNGAGKSTTVEILEGYRSRTEGEVSVLGTDPARGGLDWKARLGIVLQSTGESGVMTVREQLKQFAGYYPNPRPVDEVIAAVGLEDQAGTRIAKLSGGQKRRVDVALGIIGRPELLFLDEPTTGFDPEARREFWGLIRGLKSEGTTILLTTHYLDEAARLGDRAGVIIGGRLVDVGRIDEIGGADARVPIVRWRGADGLVREQRTQAPAALVAALVAESGGTGGAEPEDLEVIRPSLEDVYLDLVRRHGGAPEASGDTETSAASETSGASASTQEGAIA, encoded by the coding sequence ATGGCAACCAGCAACCGGAAGACGGAGATCGCCGACGCCGCCGTGCGCGTGCGCGGACTCCGCAAGGACTACGGCGGGAAGCACGCCGTCGACGGCATCGACCTCGACGTCGCCCGCGGCGAGACGTTCGCGCTCCTCGGCCCGAACGGCGCCGGCAAGTCGACGACGGTCGAGATCCTCGAGGGCTACCGCTCTCGCACGGAAGGCGAGGTCTCGGTGCTCGGCACAGACCCCGCCCGCGGCGGCCTCGACTGGAAGGCGCGGCTCGGCATCGTGCTGCAGTCGACGGGCGAGTCGGGAGTCATGACGGTGCGCGAGCAGCTCAAGCAGTTCGCCGGGTACTACCCGAATCCACGGCCCGTCGACGAGGTCATCGCGGCCGTCGGCCTCGAAGACCAGGCGGGCACGCGCATCGCGAAGCTCTCGGGCGGGCAGAAGCGACGGGTGGATGTCGCGCTCGGCATCATCGGCCGCCCCGAACTGCTGTTCCTCGACGAGCCGACGACGGGCTTCGACCCCGAGGCCAGGCGCGAGTTCTGGGGACTCATCCGGGGACTCAAGTCGGAGGGCACGACGATCCTGCTGACGACCCACTACCTCGACGAGGCAGCCAGGCTCGGCGACCGCGCGGGCGTCATCATCGGCGGCAGGCTCGTCGATGTCGGCCGCATCGACGAGATCGGCGGCGCCGACGCGCGTGTGCCGATCGTCAGGTGGCGCGGGGCCGACGGGCTCGTGCGCGAGCAGCGCACGCAAGCGCCCGCAGCCCTCGTCGCGGCGCTCGTCGCCGAGTCGGGCGGGACCGGAGGAGCCGAGCCCGAAGACCTCGAAGTCATCCGCCCCAGCCTCGAAGACGTCTACCTCGACCTCGTGCGCCGCCACGGCGGTGCCCCGGAGGCATCCGGCGACACCGAGACATCCGCAGCCTCCGAGACATCCGGAGCATCCGCCTCGACTCAGGAAGGAGCGATCGCATGA
- a CDS encoding ABC transporter permease produces MSTLAIGASRVGYETKGYFRSLDTVFFTFLFPLIMLGIFTAAFSSSGDIGPEGAQISVGAYYLPGMLAAGVLLSGVQNLAVDIATEKSDGTLKRLGGTPLSPVSYFLGKIGQVFVTGILQAAVLLLVARVAFGIELPTEPARWMTFAWVFVLGLVTSALLGIALSAVPRSGKSATAVVVPIVLVLQFISGVYLQFSMLPEWMQNVASVFPLKWMAQGMRAAFLPDEFKALEQNGAWDLGWVALALVAWLVVGLVISRITFRWIRRDA; encoded by the coding sequence ATGAGCACGCTCGCCATCGGCGCCTCGCGCGTCGGCTACGAGACGAAGGGGTACTTCCGCTCCCTCGACACCGTGTTCTTCACGTTCCTCTTCCCGCTCATCATGCTCGGCATCTTCACCGCCGCGTTCAGCTCGTCGGGCGACATCGGGCCCGAGGGGGCGCAGATCAGCGTCGGCGCGTACTACCTGCCGGGCATGCTCGCCGCGGGCGTGCTGCTGTCGGGCGTGCAGAACCTCGCCGTCGACATCGCGACCGAGAAGAGCGACGGCACCTTGAAGCGCCTCGGCGGAACGCCGCTCTCGCCCGTGTCGTACTTCCTCGGCAAGATCGGCCAGGTGTTCGTGACGGGCATCCTGCAGGCCGCCGTCCTGCTCCTCGTCGCGCGCGTCGCGTTCGGCATCGAACTGCCGACCGAGCCCGCCCGCTGGATGACGTTCGCGTGGGTCTTCGTGCTCGGCCTCGTGACGAGCGCCCTGCTCGGCATCGCGCTCTCGGCCGTGCCGCGGAGCGGCAAGTCGGCCACGGCCGTCGTCGTGCCGATCGTGCTCGTGCTGCAGTTCATCTCGGGCGTGTACCTGCAGTTCAGCATGCTGCCCGAGTGGATGCAGAACGTCGCAAGCGTCTTCCCGCTCAAGTGGATGGCGCAGGGCATGCGCGCGGCGTTCCTGCCCGACGAGTTCAAGGCGCTCGAGCAGAACGGCGCGTGGGACCTCGGCTGGGTCGCGCTGGCCCTCGTGGCGTGGCTCGTCGTGGGCCTCGTGATCAGCCGCATCACGTTCCGCTGGATCAGGCGGGACGCGTGA
- a CDS encoding sensor histidine kinase: MLNRRWWDVAAIAIVVVSVAFVLVDMPFGPQDWGVWVVAAVFLLAYFAYLRRHLVEDGDQRHYFPAVTLLAVIVAVGCFFDPSFATMQTFAYPYVWVTTESKRRAIIGNVIVAVVVAIGYGLHFGPSGYLAAAGIAALSLAFSLALGLWISRIAEYSEERGRLLAELQAAQGELATAHREAGVMQERARLAREIHDTIAQSLTGLVMVAQRTGNRLAHVAGDEAEAARGDVSLIEDMARDALTEARGLVASLAPVDVETSLADALRRVASGFARETGIEVEVAASGPRLDPELEVVLLRSAQEALANVRKHADASHAWIDVDVGPDAATLRVRDDGVGPGDARIGERGFGLAGVRDRVALVGGRVAFGAAGDGGGTVLEVEVPVADVTGVDP, from the coding sequence ATGCTGAACCGGCGCTGGTGGGATGTCGCGGCGATCGCGATCGTCGTCGTGAGCGTCGCGTTCGTGCTCGTCGACATGCCGTTCGGTCCGCAGGACTGGGGCGTGTGGGTCGTCGCCGCGGTCTTCCTGCTCGCCTACTTCGCGTACCTCCGCCGCCACCTCGTCGAGGACGGCGACCAGCGCCACTACTTCCCGGCGGTCACGCTCCTCGCGGTCATCGTCGCCGTCGGCTGCTTCTTCGACCCGTCGTTCGCGACGATGCAGACCTTCGCCTACCCCTACGTCTGGGTCACGACCGAGTCCAAGCGGCGCGCGATCATCGGCAACGTCATCGTGGCCGTGGTCGTCGCCATCGGCTACGGGCTGCACTTCGGCCCGAGCGGGTACCTCGCCGCCGCGGGCATCGCGGCCCTCTCGCTCGCGTTCAGCCTCGCGCTCGGGCTCTGGATCTCGCGCATCGCCGAGTACTCGGAGGAGCGCGGGCGGCTGCTCGCCGAACTCCAGGCCGCACAGGGAGAACTCGCCACGGCGCACCGCGAGGCGGGCGTCATGCAGGAGCGCGCCCGGCTCGCGCGCGAGATCCACGACACGATCGCGCAGTCGCTCACGGGCCTCGTCATGGTCGCCCAGCGCACGGGCAACCGGCTCGCCCACGTCGCCGGCGACGAGGCCGAGGCCGCGCGCGGCGACGTGTCGCTCATCGAGGACATGGCGCGCGACGCCCTCACCGAGGCACGCGGCCTCGTCGCGTCGCTCGCTCCGGTCGACGTCGAGACCTCGCTCGCCGACGCGCTCCGCAGGGTCGCGAGCGGGTTCGCGCGCGAGACGGGCATCGAGGTCGAGGTCGCCGCGTCGGGGCCGCGGCTCGACCCCGAGCTCGAGGTCGTGCTGCTGCGGAGCGCACAGGAGGCGCTCGCGAACGTGCGCAAGCACGCGGATGCCTCGCACGCGTGGATCGACGTCGACGTCGGGCCGGATGCCGCCACACTCCGCGTGCGGGACGACGGCGTCGGTCCAGGCGACGCCCGCATCGGCGAGCGCGGGTTCGGCCTCGCGGGTGTCCGCGACCGCGTCGCGCTCGTGGGCGGAAGAGTCGCCTTCGGGGCGGCCGGGGACGGCGGCGGCACGGTCCTCGAGGTCGAGGTGCCGGTGGCGGATGTCACGGGGGTCGACCCGTGA
- a CDS encoding response regulator, which translates to MSTAAPRGIRIVVADDHPIVRAGIVGLLESADDLEIVGVAADGAEAVALAAAAKPDLVLMDLRMPVLGGADATRLIVESGDARVLVLTTYDTDEDLLPAIEAGASGYLLKAAPQDEILAGVRAVAAGETVLAPSLAAKLMRRVRADQVAARHAAAVPSLSPRETEVLRLVADGRSNPEIARHLHLGEATVKTHLAHVFEKLEVGDRTRAVTRAMELGLL; encoded by the coding sequence GTGAGCACGGCCGCGCCCCGAGGCATCCGGATCGTCGTCGCCGACGACCACCCCATCGTGCGCGCCGGCATCGTGGGCCTCCTCGAATCGGCCGACGACCTCGAGATCGTGGGCGTGGCCGCCGACGGCGCCGAAGCCGTCGCGCTCGCAGCCGCGGCGAAGCCCGACCTCGTGCTCATGGACCTGCGGATGCCGGTGCTCGGCGGGGCCGACGCGACCCGGCTGATCGTCGAATCGGGCGACGCGCGCGTGCTCGTGCTCACGACGTACGACACCGATGAAGACCTGCTGCCCGCGATCGAGGCGGGCGCGAGCGGCTACCTCTTGAAGGCCGCCCCGCAGGACGAGATCCTCGCGGGGGTGCGCGCCGTCGCTGCGGGCGAGACCGTGCTCGCCCCGTCGCTCGCCGCGAAGCTCATGCGGCGCGTCCGCGCCGACCAGGTCGCCGCACGGCACGCCGCCGCCGTTCCGTCGCTCTCGCCGCGCGAAACCGAGGTGCTGCGGCTCGTCGCCGACGGGCGCTCGAACCCCGAGATCGCGCGGCATCTGCACCTCGGCGAGGCGACGGTCAAGACGCACCTCGCGCACGTGTTCGAGAAGCTCGAAGTCGGCGACCGCACGCGCGCGGTGACCCGCGCGATGGAGCTCGGGCTGCTGTAG
- a CDS encoding lytic polysaccharide monooxygenase, which translates to MVEDISRNRKPRLGAFAAAGVLAGAMVACGVAVPAFAHGYIGGSGSELTARQVTPGNTNLGGIQYEPQSLEATGGFPATGPADGHIASAGHANWSELDEQTSTRWVKNVVSPGAHTFGWTYTAPHNTDEWRYYITKKGWDPNAPLDRGDFELLQTVEGNGKPANTYPTHTINIPSDRTGYYVILAVWEVEDTANAFYNVVDVDIQPGGVAQPDTEAPSVPSGVKSTETTAWSVNLAWTASTDNKGVTGYKVERATGTGAFAKIADVSGTTFSDTGLSAATAYRYRVTAVDAAGNSSAASTVFSVTTAAGTTTDTQAPSAPAGVHSMETTSSSVDLMWTAATDDVGVTGYRVERATGSGAFAQVATPTGTSYLDSGLAAATAYRYRVTAVDAAGNASAASTVFSVTTAAATTVDTQAPSVPAGLKITATTSSSATLSWTASTDDKGVVGYRLDRATATGAFQQIAVVAGTTYQNTGLAASTTYRYRVSAVDAAGNVSAASAILSVTTPAATTNPGTYPTWNPKGSYTKGDKVTWNGKNYEAVQTHTGVGDANWIAALSLWKPIA; encoded by the coding sequence GTGGTGGAAGACATCTCTCGGAATCGCAAGCCCAGGCTCGGCGCCTTCGCGGCAGCGGGCGTACTGGCGGGTGCGATGGTCGCATGCGGCGTGGCCGTGCCCGCATTCGCGCACGGGTACATCGGCGGGTCGGGTTCCGAACTCACCGCCCGCCAGGTGACGCCCGGCAACACGAACCTCGGCGGAATCCAGTACGAACCGCAGAGCCTCGAAGCCACGGGCGGCTTCCCGGCGACGGGGCCCGCCGACGGGCACATCGCGTCGGCCGGGCACGCGAACTGGAGCGAACTCGACGAGCAGACCTCGACGCGGTGGGTGAAGAACGTCGTGTCGCCCGGCGCGCACACGTTCGGCTGGACCTACACGGCCCCCCACAACACCGACGAGTGGCGCTACTACATCACGAAGAAGGGGTGGGACCCGAACGCACCTCTCGACCGCGGTGACTTCGAGCTCCTGCAGACCGTCGAGGGCAACGGCAAGCCCGCCAACACCTACCCGACGCACACGATCAACATCCCGAGCGACCGCACGGGCTACTACGTGATCCTCGCCGTGTGGGAGGTCGAAGACACCGCCAACGCGTTCTATAACGTCGTCGACGTCGACATCCAGCCCGGAGGGGTCGCGCAGCCCGACACCGAGGCGCCCTCGGTGCCGTCGGGCGTGAAGAGCACCGAGACGACCGCGTGGAGCGTCAACCTCGCGTGGACCGCGTCGACCGACAACAAGGGCGTCACAGGGTACAAGGTCGAACGCGCGACGGGCACGGGCGCATTCGCGAAGATCGCGGATGTCTCGGGCACGACCTTCTCCGACACGGGCCTCTCTGCCGCGACCGCGTACCGCTACCGCGTGACCGCGGTGGATGCCGCGGGCAACTCCTCGGCGGCGAGCACCGTCTTCTCGGTCACGACAGCCGCCGGCACGACGACCGATACCCAGGCGCCGAGCGCGCCCGCGGGCGTGCACAGCATGGAGACGACCTCGTCGAGCGTCGACCTCATGTGGACGGCGGCGACCGACGACGTCGGCGTCACGGGGTACCGCGTCGAGCGCGCGACGGGATCGGGTGCCTTCGCGCAGGTGGCCACGCCGACCGGCACGAGCTACCTCGACTCGGGCCTCGCTGCCGCGACCGCGTACCGGTACCGCGTGACCGCGGTGGATGCCGCGGGCAACGCGTCGGCGGCCAGCACGGTGTTCTCGGTCACGACCGCCGCTGCGACGACCGTCGACACGCAGGCGCCCTCGGTGCCGGCGGGTCTCAAGATCACGGCGACGACCTCGTCGAGCGCGACCCTCTCGTGGACCGCGTCGACCGATGACAAGGGCGTCGTGGGCTACCGCCTCGACCGCGCGACGGCGACGGGCGCGTTCCAGCAGATCGCCGTCGTCGCAGGCACGACCTACCAGAACACGGGGCTTGCCGCGTCGACGACGTACCGCTACCGCGTGAGCGCGGTCGACGCCGCGGGCAACGTCTCGGCCGCGTCGGCGATCCTCTCGGTCACGACCCCGGCTGCCACGACGAACCCGGGCACGTACCCGACGTGGAACCCCAAGGGCTCGTACACGAAGGGCGACAAGGTCACCTGGAACGGCAAGAACTACGAAGCCGTCCAGACCCACACGGGCGTCGGCGACGCCAACTGGATCGCGGCGCTCTCGCTCTGGAAGCCGATCGCGTAG
- a CDS encoding lytic polysaccharide monooxygenase: MGQERRDARPHRFGWTYTAPHNTDYWKYYITKKGWNPNEPLDRGDFEVLATFEYDGRAADTYPVHTIDIPSDRTGYYVILAQWEIDDTGAAFYNVVDVDIQPGTSTPDTTAPSAPTGLTSAATTASSVDLRWTASTDDRGVASYRVERATGSGAFAQVATPAGTSYLNTGLAASTTYRYRVSAVDAAGNVSAASAVFSVTTASGTTPDTTQPSAPTGLASSGVTSSSVNLSWTASTDDRGVTGYRVERATATGAFQQVAQVTTTSYQNTGLAAATTYRYRVSAVDAAGNVSGLSTTISVTTSSGTTPTYPTWNSRGAYTKGDRVTWNGKVYEAVQTYQGVGDTNWINAGSLWKVVG, encoded by the coding sequence GTGGGTCAAGAACGTCGTGACGCCCGGCCCCACAGGTTCGGGTGGACCTACACGGCGCCGCACAACACCGACTACTGGAAGTACTACATCACCAAGAAGGGGTGGAACCCGAACGAGCCGCTCGACCGCGGCGATTTCGAGGTGCTCGCGACGTTCGAGTACGACGGCCGCGCGGCCGACACCTACCCGGTGCACACGATCGACATCCCGAGCGACCGCACGGGGTACTACGTGATCCTCGCCCAGTGGGAGATCGACGACACGGGCGCGGCTTTCTACAACGTCGTCGACGTCGACATCCAGCCGGGCACGTCGACGCCCGACACGACTGCGCCGTCGGCGCCGACCGGGCTCACGAGCGCGGCGACGACGGCCTCGAGCGTCGACCTGCGGTGGACCGCGTCGACCGACGACCGCGGCGTCGCGAGCTATCGCGTCGAGCGGGCGACGGGGTCGGGGGCGTTTGCGCAGGTCGCGACGCCCGCGGGTACGAGTTACCTGAACACGGGGTTGGCTGCGTCGACGACGTATCGGTATCGGGTGAGCGCGGTGGATGCCGCGGGCAACGTGTCCGCCGCGAGCGCGGTGTTCTCGGTGACGACGGCGTCGGGCACGACGCCCGACACCACGCAGCCGAGCGCCCCGACCGGGCTTGCGTCGAGCGGCGTCACGTCATCGAGCGTGAACCTGTCGTGGACCGCGTCGACCGACGACCGCGGCGTCACGGGGTACCGCGTCGAGCGGGCGACCGCGACGGGCGCGTTCCAGCAGGTCGCGCAGGTCACGACGACGAGCTACCAGAACACGGGGCTCGCAGCCGCGACCACCTATCGGTATCGGGTGAGCGCGGTGGATGCCGCGGGCAACGTGTCGGGGCTGAGCACGACGATCTCGGTGACGACCTCGTCGGGCACGACGCCGACGTATCCGACGTGGAACTCCCGCGGCGCCTACACGAAGGGCGACCGGGTGACCTGGAACGGCAAGGTCTACGAGGCCGTGCAGACCTATCAGGGCGTCGGCGACACCAACTGGATCAACGCCGGTTCGCTCTGGAAGGTCGTCGGATAA